CATGAGCAAAGACATAGGAGAGGATGATTTGTTTGTTGTGAACGACAAGTTCACGAGCAAGTTTTACAAAGTGAAGATTGGAACGGTGGTGGCGCAGAAGGAGACAGAACCGGAGAAGCAAGAGACGAGACAGAGAGTAGAGGAAGACAGGAAGCCTCAGATTGAAGCAGCTATAGTGAGGATCATGAAGTCGAGGAAGATACTGGACCACAACAACATAATAGCGGAAGTGACGAAACAGTTGCAGCCACGGTTCCTGGCTAACCCGACGGAGATAAAGAAGAGGATCGAGTCTCTCATTGAACGTGATTTCTTGGAAAGGGATAATACGGACCGGAAACTTTACCGCTATTTAGCTTGATCAGTTGTAtacaacaacaaccaaaaagACTTCGTCTTTGTTTTATtctgctttgtttttttttctgttgatgtaAAAGCGAACAAACACTGTGTTGATGGCGTTAGTCAAATATACATTCGTTTCCTTTGCTGTGTTTTATTTTGGATATTGATTTATTTACGACATGTTTACTAAGCTCTAAAGTCATGTTTCTTATAAAAACAGGATGTTATATTGGCCGAACCAAGGCTTTTTGGAACCCCATTTACAAGAAGCTTGAGGCATTATTcctcaaaaaatttaaatctgaatttattcaaaattattagtAACTTTTTCAGCTAGCTATTTGATGATTGATTTTTAGTCCTGTACTTTATAACCAACTATAAAGTATTATTCTGCTAATAATTGAAACATAAACATATAATCCGCATATaagttataaataaattaaaaactaaatacctattttcttcatttttctaCAATTTTTATTCAGATGACTTTAGTTTAGTCACGTTGATCATAATATGGATGTTATATGGGCCAAACCAAGACCTTCTTAAAGCCCATTTAGGAAAGGCTTGAGCGAAGACAAATTTTCAAGCGCGGCTAAATTTTAGTTAGTCCCGCCAAACATTAGCAaccttttttatctttattttaagCTGCAGTTCTCAATTCTCATAAGCTTTATTACCATTGACATCTCTTGAAAATATCTCACTCGGATcttgtcttttttctttttttttatctcaacaATCACCGGCAATAAAGATATGGATATCTCCAACATAGCTAGAAAGCTTGATCTCTCTAACAACAACCTTGTGGTCCGAAAAGCTGCAGAGATTCGCCGTCTCTGCGACGCTCAGTTCGATTCATCCATCATCGGCGTTGTAAGACAGTTCGATGCTGAATCTACAACTTGATCGATCTCTAATTTTGATTCATTAAATTGGTTTACTTTTATTTGCTTGTATCGATCGCAGGGTGAGATCTGTAAAGCTGTGATATGTCTCGAAATCGCAGCGTCTCGGTAATGTTCGCTAATTGATCATTTTCAATTCATTTTGGGTAACTGTGAAGTAGCTTGCTTTTGCTTAACTCGCACGGAATCTATTACAGGTTGCAGGTTATTTTCGACAGACAAGCGGCGGTTAAGTTGAGTGGCATGTCGGAAAAGGCGTACACCAGATCATTCAATAGCCTCCAAAACGTTATTGGGTTCAAGTGGGTTTCCTTTTCCAGTTTTTCTTTCCACTTtaagtataaatatttcattggttGAGTTGTCTTAATTGATGTGTATTTCAGGATTAAGCTCAATATTAAAGAATTGGCAATTCAATTTGGCTGCGTTAGGATTATCAAATCCGTGCAAACTATACTATCTTCGTAAGATCTCTTCATTATCATCCGATGTCATCATACCATAGATGTTTTGCATGCTATGTGTTTGATCAAATGCCTCATAgaaactctttttcatgttcGCTTTTGGTTTGCTCTCTCTTTCTAGTTATAAGGAGAGGTTTCTTGCATCACTACCAGCATCAAGACGAGCTAATGCTGACTTCACTAGACCTGTGTTTACCGCTGCTGCTTTCTATCTTTGTgctaagaagcagaaggtaatTTAATACCTcggtttttttcctttttggtgGATGTTCTGAGTTACCTTTTTGGGTTGTGTAATGTATCTGAATATCaatcttttgtttttctatgTTGCAGCTCAAGGTTGATAAGCTTAGGCTGATCGAGGTTTGTGGAACATCAGAATCTGAGTTCTCTTGTGTGAGtgacattgtttttttttcattcagaCACAATAATGCTTGACTTGATTGCACATGTACTGATTTAGAGCTACATGGATTGATCAAACAGGTCTCAACCTCTATGACAGACCTTTGCTTTGACTGTGTTGGGGTCTCCAAGGAAAAGAAAGATGCAAAGGATGTTAAAGGAAACCGAGGTATGGTTTAATCAACTTATCTTGTCTGGAGATATATATCAATcgattaaaataatatgattatgTGCAACATTCTTCTCAGAGTTGCTTGATGTGTTACCTGGAAAGAGGAGACTAGACGATGGTGGATATTCATCTGATGATGAGGTACTTTTATGGCTATTAACTTCTTTCATGTAATCTATTTGTTCCAAACTTCTGACCGTTTGCTGGTACTTACATTTGAATTGGTGCTTCTGCAGTCTTCTTGTTACAAAAGACACAAGAAGATGGAGGAGGCTAAGTACGAAGATTGGAAATCAACAGTTGTTGATTCCATCAAGAAGAATCCAGAGAAAGGTGCTTTATACATTCCCTTACAAGAATTGATTTCATTCTATGTTATTATCTTTGTTCCTTATAGGTCTTTGTGTTCCTTTCAGGAGCTAAGAAAGTTATACAGACCAGTCTCAGTTTCTCAATGAAGGATGAAACCAAAGAGTTGCAAGTTGAGTCATAGCCTTTCATAGACAAGACTCAACATCCAGTTCAATTTCTTGATGTTCACACTTTACACTTTACAAGACTCAATTGCTCAATAACAATTTTGTCTAAGCAaattataatacataaatacaaaaaatgtaTTAACAATTTATACATTGTGTTCCTTAAACCAACTGCTAAGCATCGGTCAGGTTCGGTTTATTGGTTTCTAGCTAGCAAGTGAATGACCGCCATGATAGTCCTCTTCCTCTACACATGGCAATACTTCATTCAACGGTATATACATCACAGCAAGTTCTTATGCAAACCCATCCACTTTCAGCACCACAAGCTCGTTGTCCCTGCGCTAATGGAGCTTTATACAATAGGTGGTTGAGTCGAAGCTCGTCCATCTAACTGGAGTTGAGAGCCTTGTGTTTAACATGTCTGTATATAGGGAATGCATTATACATTTTAAAGTTCTTAGAGCATAACTCGGTGATGATAAAGTTGAGAATTCAATGATAATACACCAGTTCCAAGTTTTTGGATTGGgaaacaaatataaactattaCATTAATAAATAGAGAATACTTAAGAAAAGTGTAACAAAGACGAGAAGTGTAGCTCGAAAGCTCTATCATAAGATCAAAATGTCAGCTCACACCATGAGTGAAAATACTTCAATGAGACGCAGTGGAGTTGGTGACCCAGTACTGCTTCACAGCAATCAAAACCTTCTCATTAACTAAAGGACCATCCTCATGATCAACCAGCTTCGAGTCCCATCTCATTCCGGAGATGATCCTCTTCACCTTGATCAATGTATCAACATCGTCCCGGATTATAACCGCTCCTTCTGGACGGAGAATCCTATCCATCTCCAGGAGAATGTCATCCGCATTGCACCTAAAAAGATACACGTTTCAGTCATTACCAGTCTCAAAAACCGacaagtgtttaaaaaaaaagacaaacacTTACTTGTTCTTGTAAAGACTAAAGAGGTGGTTCGCATGGATCAAATCATACGTCCTTGGATACGTAGAGAAAGCCTCGCACCTAACAAAACCATCAAGACAAGAAACAATAAGCTTAAGTTGTAAGAAGAAGAGTCTATGTATATCTTCCACCCACCAGTCATGGTAGATTCCAATGAGTCCACGTTCATACACAACACCAAGCCTATTCTTCTCAGCAATGGTCGGGACAACATTCATAACCCAAAGCTTTTGCGATTCGATAGCAGCAGCAAACCCACCAAACCCTGCATTCATATCCATAATATTACGGTACCTTCCCGTATCAAGCAAACCGTTGATTCTCTTATAAGCCTTCACATGTTTCTTCCACTGTCTGTTATCATCCTCATAAGCATCAGCCGTGACGCCAGAGACCGAACCGCTAGAGATCCTAGGAGGCACCGCGTTGAGCCTATCAGGGAAAACCTGAAGCTCACCTCCAGCCACTTCGTCCGAGCTACTTGTCTCAGGGTAAGGCGTAATGCACGCCTCCATTTTCTTGTACCAGACGTCATCGGTATCATCGGTTTTGCAGAAGTTGGCTCTAGGGTCGTCTTGTCTTGAGCGGCACGCCTCGTCGTTGACTCTCTTCTGCCAGATGGCGATCTCGCCGTGTTCGTACTTCTTCTCCCAACAGAGAAGCTTGGCGGCTTCCTCGATCTTTCTTTGCTCCTCTTCGAGATCCTCCCTGGGACGTTGCCAAGCCTTGTAGTTGATTTTCCAGTTGATTGGGGGACCGGATAGGATCCAGTAGCCGCCGGGTCTGAGCACACGGTCAACTTCCATCAAGTACATCCCATCTGTTAAAACACACCAAAACATTATTAAGAAACTGATCATTTTAGGCATGTTAGTTCAGTTCATTATAGGCATGTTAGTTCGGTTTTCGGTTAGTTCAGTTCAAAAAACATTTTACCGAATTaacccaaaataaaatttggttcGATATACAGTTAGTTCGGTTTTTGAAAAtcttatcaaattttttttatttcgtttAGAATTTAGttgaattttgttaaaatttcggataaattcaaataaattcGGAAAAATACGGTTAATTCGGTTTTTGAAAATCTTATCGAAGTTTTTGATTTCGTTTAGACTTTAGttgaattttgttaaaattccaAATAAATTCAGTTAAGTTCAGATAAATACGgttggttcggtttatttggttcaaaatttggttagttcggATTATTGGTATGGACTAGgtataatatttagaaaatttaccgaatcgaaccaaactaaccaaatgAAATATTGGTTTggcggttcggttcggtttcaaAATCCCAGGCCTAATCATTTGGTAAAGAAGTAGAAACTTGTCTTACCATTAGCTCCCCATGGAATCAAACACCTTGAGCAGTGAGCCATGTCGAAAGCCCGTGTTGGGTACGGCAACTTTATGGAGCCAAGAACACCAATAACAGCTGGAACACCTCTCTCTAACGCAAACTGAACCTGAGCCTCGTGTGAATCTCTCGGTGCAAAAGACATTGCACGCACATTCCTACTCCACAAGTACGCTCCCCAACTCGCAacctaccaaaaaaaacatCTCAACTCAGTTCCAAAAACTAACGAAAAAACATCAAAAGCCTCAAACATAAAGACATTATTATTACCCCACAACCAGTGTCCAAAGCAGTCCTAACAGTCCCATTCTCCATCGGTATAACCGAAGCAAGCTGGTCAATATACTTATCAGCGCCCTGAGGGAACTGAGTCCCACCTCCAGGGAACCTAAACACCTCGCCTTCATACTGAATCCAGTTCTGAATCGCCTTCTCAACAGTCAAGGCCTTATACGGCGCGTTAGCATAAGGAACATAATCTCTACTCTTAGGCCAAGAGAAAGGCGTAACATATCCCTTAGGCGCAGGCACAAGGCAGCGAAGCTTCTCGTTCTCGGGTACACAATGCCTCTCGCGGTAGATCATGCTCTCTCTAGGGAACGTCATCGCGCGCTTCTGGTCGTGGCAGGGCGTGTAGTCGGTGTAACGCGCCGCGCAAGGCTCGAAGGCCTTGGCCTTTGATGAGGAGATGCTTGATTCTCCTGCGTGGTGAGTCTCGAAGTTTAGGCTCGGGACGATGTTGCAGTCGGCTGCGCTGGCGGAGTTGGTCATCTCGAGGGCGATGCTGTCTCCTTTGCCGAACCCGCTACGTTGCCATGCTCCGAGGATGTAGAAGAAGCAGCAGAGGCTGAAGACGATGAAGATCTGAACGGAGCTTCTTGTTTTGTTATCAGACTTGATCGCCATTATTTTGATCTGATTAAACATATAAAGTACATAAAGACCAGATCCAAATCAAGACAATGATACTAAAGTGATGTCTTCAGGTGGAAGCAAGATGAATCCTTCCTTAATAACGTAATTAAATAAAGATCTGTAAGAATAACGAAAGCATTTAAGAGATCTAGGAGACCGAACAGTAACTCTTTAACTAGGATATTTATTGTTAGGGGAATATTAACAGATTATTAAGTAACACCCGATCTGGCGAAAACAAAGAAGACAGGGAACTAGAAGTAGATTTTGTCGGAATGAACAAAAGCAAAAACGTACAGATATAGAATGAATCTGGAGAGATCTGCTGGCTACAATTGGTTAATCAGATGCAAGACTTCCTGAGATTGTTGTCGGTGCGAATGAAACGTGTAAGATAGATAGCTTGTGGAGAAGCCTAGTTTATGAGATATTCAGCATCATCTTCTTTGCCGTGGGATGTGTGTTAAAGCTGGCGAGTTTGTGAATGGAGGAGAAATCTATTTACCCTTtttaaaacagagagagagaaggggaAAAGAGTGCAGATCAAAATCGACGACTCgtgttttttctttatatataaatcattttaactTAAAATCGGTGGGATGAATTGTAAAAGCcggatataaaaaattaaataaaacaagaaaataaaagctgatattttcttttttttttgtcggttAAATTGAAAGAGGTTACTTTGTTTAATGTATACAAAAAAATGTATGAaattatgaaaaagaaaaaaaaaggaatgaagGTAATTTTATTAGTATTGAGTAGCCGACGATTAGGGAAGAACATACCTCTCTGAACATGGGACCCACCGTCAGGTTATGTTGCAGAAACGCGTCGTAATCCTACCGCCTGGGATGATTAGTGTTCAGATCCTACGGCTAAAGATGAATCTTAAGACTGTTCTTCCCATGTAATTTAATTATGGTATTCGATATTAGTAGAATGACTTAgtgttaaattaattaatggaaaatgttGATTAGTAATAATGATTAATCAGATGCCTATCTTCATTTTCGAACCTCCGAATTAAAAGTCCTATGTAGGATGCGGATGTAACGTTTGGGCGATGATAAGAGCCGTTGTTGTGGACCTGTGGTTACTCCGATTTTTCAAACAATGGTGGATGTAACTTTCATAATTAACCTCATCAaatgaacaaacacttgtttaTACGTCTTCAGCAACTATCACGAGTTTACCTTGCTGCGAGACCGGCTAGTTGACTCTTGACTGTAGACCCAAGGGCATAAACCTCACCAGCACGACTCGTGACGAACTCTAGCAGTTAACATATAAGACGCCTTTGGCAGTCAACATCGATCCACCATGGTGAATAACTACAATCCAAACATTAGTGCAAGTTTTTCCTTAGAATCCAGAAAACAAAAAATGCGATACGTACGTGCATCTAAATGTATTAGATAGGACATTTATTCATGTTGGTTGTTTCTAATCAATAATCAAATCGTGTTTGACTTCTAGTGACAAATAGCACTACTAGTCTTCAAGTTGGATTAGAGACCCACTATTATATCTTCTTTCGAGAGTACCGACATCAAGTTAATGTGTATTGGTGGTTGAATGCTCATTTTCATGAGACCAAAACTTGtgggattttgagaaaaaaaataatgaatggaaaacaataaaatagtcGGTGTAGGTCACCCATCATGCCTCACTCCTTTGTCAGAAATTTACTTATCATCAATAGTTCagctttttaaatataattatgctTGTTAGTATTATTAGCGATTTAAGTAAGATCCAGACCCAATCTAGATTCAGTATGCTCAATCCAAATCTGAAAAGTGAAAACTAATGTACATGATCCAAAGTATACATCGGTGTTGTTACAGCACTCTCAATACGATTGCGTTGATAAGGTTTTGCattgaaattaattaaaaaaattagaagagAGAATGTGGTTTCaaccaaattaataaaattagaaaaattaaaatcaatcaATGCTGTTACTTTTAGAAATATCATCGAACATGGTTGGAACCGATTGAAACAATAAAAGCTGACGAAACTGACAAGTCTGGCTGGACTCATGTTGCTGACTCGTGACTAAACATAGTGAAGGCCCAATACCGGTCTTTAGAAGAACTCATAACTTTTACTTTCTGTTGGGCATGATGAATCACAACTTATAGGCCCAAGAGACTGAACATATGCTCTTATCGTGAAAATGGCACACATCCGAACGTCTTACAAAAGGCGGTTAGATGAAACATAGTGGAAACATATTTTCGAATGAAGAAACATCTTACATATACGATAactttttcctttaattaagtACCTTAAACTGACACTTTAATCTAAACCAAGATAAGATAGGAGACAATCAATAATGTTCAAGTGGATATTCTAATAAAATTGAGACTATATATGATATGATGACATACTATTTCTCTCATTTGATCATCCGTGCGTGAACCCTAGTTAGACAATTATGATATAAACATTACGTAATGACCGAAATTAACGAATTTggtcatatataaaaattagaagGCGAGAGACATGATTAACCTTAGAAAAAATACTTATAATACAAACATTACGTACGATTTTTTTGTCAGATATAAAATTACAAGGCAAGAGACATGATTAATTAACTGTGGTGAAGAGGGTTAATTATGTTCACGAAGACAGATGTATGGATGCTTGGGCTTGAAGACTTTGAAGTtttgactaatatttttttttatataaataactaaactatacattttctttaaaagttaagagaaaaTATATCTCTAATAACAAGTGCACACGCTTGGGaagtaaaaaccaaaaagagtCAAACCTAAAAGAGAGACAAAACGGGTATAAACCGAGGAAACTTCGCTTTTTGGAATTTCATTGGAGTTGACGCATATAGCCTACCTATGAATTTTTTTCCTACCTATGAATTTAGACTTGTGCCTATAGTGCGATCTGGTTTTGGAGGTACCAAAAATTAAACCCAGGTGAAGCAGGACCATCGAGATACATTCTATTTTCCAGTTTTTCacaagttaatatttgtatctTTTGTCTTGTTGATGCCGTAGTTTGTTGAGGTCAAAACGCATTGTTGGAACTCCTAAACGTATTTTTTTATGCGCGTAAGATATGTTTATCAATCTAGTATCCGTTTTCAAACTTTGAATGTAAACACTCCAGTATGAGACACTTCACAAAATGCATCTGACGTTCCAAATTAATTGTGATGAGCTTAGTCAGTAACATGTTTGAATAATCGGATCACTTCTTGAAAAGTATTCATACAAAGTTAAATGATTTAAGAAAAGGTACCTATAAAGTTcgacaaataaaactaaagacTTGAATGTACTAGTTTAATGGAAAAGTCTGTAAGCAGTATGTATAACAATACGAAAATCCAATATTTAACTTCATATATGGATCGACTATGTAGTTATTT
The sequence above is drawn from the Brassica napus cultivar Da-Ae chromosome A8, Da-Ae, whole genome shotgun sequence genome and encodes:
- the LOC125577139 gene encoding probable methyltransferase PMT2, encoding MAIKSDNKTRSSVQIFIVFSLCCFFYILGAWQRSGFGKGDSIALEMTNSASAADCNIVPSLNFETHHAGESSISSSKAKAFEPCAARYTDYTPCHDQKRAMTFPRESMIYRERHCVPENEKLRCLVPAPKGYVTPFSWPKSRDYVPYANAPYKALTVEKAIQNWIQYEGEVFRFPGGGTQFPQGADKYIDQLASVIPMENGTVRTALDTGCGVASWGAYLWSRNVRAMSFAPRDSHEAQVQFALERGVPAVIGVLGSIKLPYPTRAFDMAHCSRCLIPWGANDGMYLMEVDRVLRPGGYWILSGPPINWKINYKAWQRPREDLEEEQRKIEEAAKLLCWEKKYEHGEIAIWQKRVNDEACRSRQDDPRANFCKTDDTDDVWYKKMEACITPYPETSSSDEVAGGELQVFPDRLNAVPPRISSGSVSGVTADAYEDDNRQWKKHVKAYKRINGLLDTGRYRNIMDMNAGFGGFAAAIESQKLWVMNVVPTIAEKNRLGVVYERGLIGIYHDWCEAFSTYPRTYDLIHANHLFSLYKNKCNADDILLEMDRILRPEGAVIIRDDVDTLIKVKRIISGMRWDSKLVDHEDGPLVNEKVLIAVKQYWVTNSTASH
- the LOC106379529 gene encoding origin of replication complex subunit 6: MDISNIARKLDLSNNNLVVRKAAEIRRLCDAQFDSSIIGVGEICKAVICLEIAASRLQVIFDRQAAVKLSGMSEKAYTRSFNSLQNVIGFKIKLNIKELAIQFGCVRIIKSVQTILSSYKERFLASLPASRRANADFTRPVFTAAAFYLCAKKQKLKVDKLRLIEVCGTSESEFSCVSTSMTDLCFDCVGVSKEKKDAKDVKGNRELLDVLPGKRRLDDGGYSSDDESSCYKRHKKMEEAKYEDWKSTVVDSIKKNPEKGAKKVIQTSLSFSMKDETKELQVES